From Candidatus Methylomirabilota bacterium:
ATCTCGAGGTCAATCCGCTCATCGTGCGTCGGGCGAGGCAGGGAGCGGTCGCGGTGGACGGCCGCGGAACTCTCACGCACGATCACACAGAGGAGCTCCCGACATGAGCTGGAAGCGAATCCTGACGGCCGTGGTCGCGACGATGCTGCTCGCGACCGTCCCCGCCTCCGCACAGAACGTGCTGCGGATCGGGCTCAACGACGACCCCGACGCGCTCGATCCGACCATCAGCCGCGCGTACGTCGGCCGCCTCGTTTTCGCCGCGCTCTGCGACAAGCTGTTCGACGTCACGCCGGACCTCAAGATCGTCCCGCAGCTCGCCACCGGCTACGAGTGGGCGCCCGACAGCCGCTCGGTGGTGCTCAAGCTGCGCTCCGGCGTCAAGTTCCACGACGGCGAGCCCTTTAACGCCGAGGCGGTGCGCTTCAACATCGAGCGCCATCTGACCACGCCCGGCTCGTTCCGCAAGCCGGAGATCGGCGATATCACGAACGTCGACGTGCTCAACAACCTTACGGTCCGGATCAACCTCTCGCAGCCGCTGGTGCCGCTGCTGGCCGCCCTGACCGACCGCGCGGGCATGATGGTGTCGCCGAAGGCGGCCAAGGAGCTCGGGGACAAGTTCGGCACCCGCCCCGTGTGCGCGGGGCCGTTCAAGTTCGTCGAGCGCGTGGCGCAGGGCAGGATCGTGCTCGAGCGCTTCGCAGACTACTGGGACAAGTCCAGCATCCGTCTCGACCGCGTCGAGTTCGTGCCGATCACCGATTCGACCTCGCGCCTCGCCAGCCTGCGCTCGGGCGACTTGCACATGATCGAGCGCGTGTCGCCGACCGATCTCGGTGAGATCCGCGCCGACAGCCGGCTCAAGGTGGTCGGCGTGCCCGAGCTCGGCTACCAGGTGATCCCGTTCAACGTGAACAACGGCCCGAAGAGCAAGACGCTGGCAGACGTGCGCGTCCGGCAGGCGATCGACCTCGCCATCGACCGCGAGACGATCGTCAAGACAGTGTTCAACAACGAGTACATTCCCGGCAACCAGTGGGTCAGCCCGTCTAGCTTCTATTACAACGCCAAGCTCACCGTGAGGACACGGGACGTCGCGAAGGCCCGGCAGCTGCTGCGCGAGGCCGGCCAGCCGACTCTCACCTTCACGCTCATCCTGCCGCCGGAGCGCGACCGCCAGGAAGCGGCGCTCATCATTCAGGCCATGCTCGCCGAGGCGGGCATCACGATGAAGCTCCAGACGCAGGAAAACGTCACCATGCTCACGGCCGGCCGCCACGGTGACTTCGAGGCGTACTTCACGTTCTGGAGCGGCCGGCCGGACCCCGACGGCAACGTCTTCACCCACACCACGTGCAAGGGCGCCCAGAACGACTCGCACTGGTGCAACGCGGACTTCGACGCGCTCGTGACCAAGGCGCGGCACGTGGCCGATCCCGCCGAGCGCAAGAAGCTTTACGACCAGGCCACCGAAATACTCCTAAAGGAGGTGCCGCGCCTGCACCTATGGCACCGGCGCGTGTTCACCGGCTTCAGCGCGCGCGTGCAGGGCTTCACGCCGCACCCCGACGGGATCATCCGCCTCCGCGGGCTGACCCTGAACTGAGGCCCGACGGCCGGCGATGACGCTCTGGCTCTACATCGCGCGCCGGCTGGCCGTGCTCGTCCCCACGCTGCTCGTCGTGTCCGTGCTGATCTTCTCGCTCCAGCAGCTGCTGCCGGGC
This genomic window contains:
- a CDS encoding ABC transporter substrate-binding protein — protein: MSWKRILTAVVATMLLATVPASAQNVLRIGLNDDPDALDPTISRAYVGRLVFAALCDKLFDVTPDLKIVPQLATGYEWAPDSRSVVLKLRSGVKFHDGEPFNAEAVRFNIERHLTTPGSFRKPEIGDITNVDVLNNLTVRINLSQPLVPLLAALTDRAGMMVSPKAAKELGDKFGTRPVCAGPFKFVERVAQGRIVLERFADYWDKSSIRLDRVEFVPITDSTSRLASLRSGDLHMIERVSPTDLGEIRADSRLKVVGVPELGYQVIPFNVNNGPKSKTLADVRVRQAIDLAIDRETIVKTVFNNEYIPGNQWVSPSSFYYNAKLTVRTRDVAKARQLLREAGQPTLTFTLILPPERDRQEAALIIQAMLAEAGITMKLQTQENVTMLTAGRHGDFEAYFTFWSGRPDPDGNVFTHTTCKGAQNDSHWCNADFDALVTKARHVADPAERKKLYDQATEILLKEVPRLHLWHRRVFTGFSARVQGFTPHPDGIIRLRGLTLN